From one Peredibacter starrii genomic stretch:
- a CDS encoding LptA/OstA family protein, whose amino-acid sequence MKIRDPKSIIIILVYLALNGFIVASSFLEDEEAVDANRVAKSVAPEFTEIEKLDYFHLKEGVPQMSLAADKMRSQGEEMAEFEFPKGVYNYQAKNKTIRYSADFGLYKKKKDLLNLDGKVEVLSDEAQYFADKVKYYFKKDLIIGTGDVKFFGDDLKSKDHVEITSLQMRANPQSQLSTFKGNVKGFMARKKKYEGRLTFASQELQMDGNKSLAELRGDVMMKRDGYLITAGKADVFLENYNKSLKYFVLNDDVKVTERLETPEGVTERKAYAERLEGFGREEKMVLSGAPRVEMGKDVIKGYRITIRENTELVEVDDAMSDMQIKREKKLKE is encoded by the coding sequence ATGAAGATACGAGATCCTAAATCAATAATAATTATTTTAGTTTATCTTGCCCTCAATGGATTCATTGTAGCGAGTTCATTTTTAGAAGATGAAGAAGCAGTGGATGCAAACCGAGTGGCGAAGTCCGTGGCCCCGGAGTTTACTGAAATTGAAAAGCTCGATTACTTTCACTTAAAAGAAGGCGTGCCTCAGATGTCACTTGCTGCAGATAAAATGCGCTCGCAAGGCGAGGAGATGGCAGAGTTTGAATTTCCCAAGGGTGTTTATAACTACCAGGCAAAAAATAAAACCATTCGCTACAGTGCAGACTTCGGTCTTTATAAAAAGAAAAAAGATCTTCTGAATCTCGATGGAAAAGTGGAAGTCCTCTCTGATGAAGCACAGTATTTCGCGGACAAGGTCAAATACTACTTTAAAAAAGATCTCATCATCGGAACAGGGGACGTGAAGTTTTTTGGCGATGATTTGAAATCGAAAGATCATGTAGAAATCACTTCACTGCAAATGCGTGCCAATCCTCAATCGCAACTTTCAACCTTCAAAGGCAATGTGAAGGGTTTCATGGCCCGAAAGAAAAAATACGAAGGTCGTCTTACTTTTGCATCACAAGAACTTCAGATGGATGGGAATAAATCTCTCGCTGAGCTTCGTGGGGATGTGATGATGAAGCGTGATGGATACCTCATAACTGCCGGAAAAGCCGATGTCTTCCTTGAAAACTATAATAAAAGTCTCAAGTATTTCGTCCTGAATGACGATGTGAAGGTGACGGAAAGATTGGAAACTCCTGAGGGAGTTACTGAGCGCAAAGCATACGCGGAAAGACTGGAAGGTTTTGGACGCGAAGAAAAAATGGTGCTCTCAGGTGCACCAAGAGTTGAGATGGGCAAGGATGTCATCAAAGGCTACCGCATTACGATCCGCGAGAATACTGAGCTGGTCGAAGTAGATGATGCGATGTCTGATATGCAAATTAAACGCGAAAAGAAACTAAAGGAATAG
- a CDS encoding DUF192 domain-containing protein — MRKFLTFALLCTLFSCQSVSRDPLKKVELVTPTGAKVETTLAISEADQNQGLSGVKENDFDDDQGMLFFYAEDFEKYFWMPDTYFDLDLFYMDKDLKILDIVRRAPHYVGRANPELIPRIRGVWCRHVLEMKSSSEIAKALKIGDKLEWKSTLSLQETEAKAKNVK, encoded by the coding sequence ATGAGAAAATTTCTTACCTTCGCCCTTCTCTGTACACTCTTTAGCTGCCAAAGTGTGTCACGAGATCCACTCAAAAAAGTGGAGTTAGTTACGCCAACCGGTGCAAAAGTTGAAACCACTCTCGCCATTTCAGAGGCTGACCAAAATCAAGGGCTATCTGGAGTTAAAGAAAATGACTTTGATGATGATCAAGGAATGCTCTTCTTCTACGCTGAAGACTTTGAGAAGTATTTCTGGATGCCGGACACTTATTTTGATCTGGACCTGTTCTACATGGACAAGGACCTTAAGATTCTCGACATTGTTCGTCGTGCTCCCCACTACGTCGGTCGTGCCAATCCTGAGCTCATCCCACGCATTCGCGGAGTCTGGTGTCGCCACGTATTGGAGATGAAATCTTCCTCAGAAATCGCCAAAGCACTTAAGATTGGTGACAAACTAGAATGGAAATCAACACTCAGTCTCCAGGAGACCGAGGCCAAAGCTAAAAACGTAAAATAG
- a CDS encoding FtsB family cell division protein, with amino-acid sequence MNRPSYDEYEEVESPFASKSSEKSSPSRERLRTRKNVFNRPFAADSTTAPTYFETTATRKAIGHADNTDLIEHRKSELSETPIEYLDEEEEVEEEEVVEKRPARSTNTSSKKKDKLKKNLLTKIGWSVIGLLVLRLICMDRGVWDYFSTEGVIKEKLEEHASIQKENRELKTEITKIQTDRNFQRSLAKEHLGVIAADEFLILFAGESADAPETNRDL; translated from the coding sequence ATGAATCGACCGTCCTACGACGAGTATGAAGAAGTAGAATCACCTTTCGCGTCAAAATCCTCTGAGAAATCCTCACCGAGCCGTGAACGATTACGCACACGAAAGAACGTATTTAATCGCCCCTTTGCGGCCGACTCTACAACTGCGCCAACTTATTTCGAAACAACTGCTACTCGCAAGGCCATTGGCCATGCGGACAATACTGATCTGATTGAGCACCGTAAGAGTGAACTTTCAGAGACTCCCATTGAATATCTGGATGAGGAAGAAGAAGTAGAAGAGGAAGAGGTCGTTGAAAAACGTCCGGCCCGCTCGACAAACACTTCCAGCAAAAAGAAAGATAAACTCAAAAAGAACTTACTCACTAAGATAGGCTGGTCAGTCATCGGACTTCTGGTTCTGCGTCTGATTTGTATGGATCGTGGTGTGTGGGACTATTTCTCTACCGAAGGTGTTATCAAGGAAAAACTTGAAGAGCATGCTTCAATTCAAAAAGAAAACAGAGAGCTTAAGACTGAAATTACGAAAATCCAGACGGATCGTAACTTTCAGCGCTCGCTTGCGAAAGAGCACTTGGGTGTAATCGCGGCGGATGAGTTTCTGATTCTGTTTGCAGGTGAGTCAGCAGACGCACCTGAAACAAACCGCGATTTGTAA
- the aspS gene encoding aspartate--tRNA ligase, with the protein MAKNLPGSMRTHHCGELRESDIGKTVTLCGWMNKYRNLGALHFIDLRDKYGVTQLGFEAFKGDINELRKFSLESVLLAKGKVVARPDAAKNAKMATGLVEVQVEEIRLLSLAEEVPFLPHGAVPATEDLRLRYRYLDLRSQKLQDILTLRSETTKKARMALYELGFNEVETPILYKTTPEGARDYIVPSRVHPGKVYALPQSPQTLKQLLMIANTDKYFQICRCFRDEDLRADRQPEFTQIDIEVSFPTLDYMKNLATHMMRNIFNLPESFEMKGITYDEVMRDYGSDKPDVRFALKQMVVTDLFKGSAFTTFADVATAKYGMVKAMFVPVSMGALARKDIDALTEVVKPYGGKGVAWFKVENGAVSGGISKFIDANMLNALSEKSVEKGDGLWLFCADKNENIAHDCADAVRRHLGKTLNLIKTDEYAFLWVYDFPLFDYDADTNSLHAKHHPFTRPKDEDMELYYSNDKSLIKNVKAYAYDIVCNGYELGGGSMRIFDNKQQSRMFELLGFTPEDAQHQFGFFIEALKFGTPPHAGMAFGMDRLIMQLARTDSIRDVIAFPKTASATDLMASSPSKPNPAQTKELGFKWLEE; encoded by the coding sequence ATGGCCAAAAATCTACCCGGTTCAATGCGCACACACCACTGCGGAGAATTGCGGGAGTCCGATATCGGTAAAACAGTAACACTTTGTGGATGGATGAATAAGTACCGTAACCTTGGTGCTCTTCACTTCATAGACTTGCGTGATAAGTACGGCGTTACTCAACTTGGCTTTGAGGCCTTCAAAGGTGACATCAACGAATTAAGAAAATTTTCTCTTGAGTCAGTTCTTCTGGCGAAAGGTAAAGTTGTTGCTCGTCCGGATGCTGCGAAAAACGCAAAAATGGCGACGGGTCTTGTAGAAGTTCAGGTTGAAGAAATCAGACTTCTTTCTCTTGCTGAAGAAGTTCCATTCCTTCCACACGGTGCAGTTCCTGCGACAGAAGATCTTCGTCTTCGTTATCGTTACCTTGATCTTCGTTCTCAAAAGCTTCAGGACATTCTTACTCTTCGTTCTGAAACAACGAAGAAAGCTCGTATGGCGCTTTATGAACTTGGTTTCAATGAAGTTGAAACTCCAATCCTTTATAAAACGACACCGGAAGGTGCTCGTGACTATATCGTTCCATCACGCGTTCACCCCGGTAAAGTTTATGCTCTTCCTCAGTCTCCACAGACTTTGAAGCAGCTTCTGATGATCGCCAACACAGATAAGTATTTCCAAATCTGTCGTTGTTTCCGTGATGAAGACCTACGTGCAGACCGTCAGCCGGAATTTACTCAGATTGATATTGAAGTTTCTTTCCCGACTCTTGATTACATGAAGAACCTCGCGACTCACATGATGAGAAACATTTTCAATCTCCCTGAGAGTTTTGAAATGAAAGGCATCACGTATGATGAAGTTATGCGTGACTACGGTTCAGATAAACCTGACGTTCGTTTTGCTCTAAAGCAAATGGTTGTAACGGATCTTTTCAAAGGTTCAGCGTTCACAACATTCGCTGACGTTGCGACGGCGAAATACGGAATGGTTAAGGCCATGTTCGTTCCAGTTTCAATGGGTGCTCTTGCTCGTAAAGACATCGATGCCCTAACAGAAGTTGTAAAACCTTACGGCGGTAAGGGTGTGGCATGGTTTAAAGTAGAGAATGGTGCTGTTTCTGGTGGTATCTCGAAATTCATTGATGCCAACATGCTAAACGCTCTTTCTGAAAAATCAGTCGAGAAGGGTGATGGTCTATGGTTATTCTGCGCAGATAAGAATGAGAACATTGCTCATGACTGTGCGGACGCTGTAAGACGCCACCTTGGTAAAACATTGAACCTCATTAAGACAGATGAATACGCCTTCCTATGGGTGTATGACTTCCCGCTTTTTGATTACGATGCTGATACAAATTCTCTGCACGCGAAACACCACCCATTCACTCGTCCAAAAGATGAGGACATGGAGCTTTATTACTCAAATGATAAATCATTGATCAAGAACGTTAAGGCCTACGCTTACGATATTGTTTGTAACGGTTACGAGCTTGGCGGTGGTTCAATGCGTATTTTCGATAACAAACAACAGTCGCGTATGTTCGAACTTCTTGGTTTCACACCAGAAGATGCTCAACATCAGTTTGGATTCTTCATTGAAGCGCTTAAATTCGGAACACCTCCACACGCAGGTATGGCGTTTGGTATGGACCGTTTGATCATGCAACTTGCAAGAACGGATTCAATCCGTGACGTAATCGCGTTTCCTAAAACAGCTTCTGCGACGGACCTTATGGCAAGTTCACCTTCAAAACCAAATCCAGCTCAAACCAAAGAGCTTGGATTCAAATGGCTAGAGGAATAG
- the mutS gene encoding DNA mismatch repair protein MutS encodes MQNQSVQEGHTLADLVASGVKLTPMMEQYYQVKKQYPDILLMFRMGDFYEMFFEDAREAARILNISLTVRGKLGETPIPMAGIPHHAAATYVDRISQQGKKVVICEQLEDPKSVKGIVKRGVTQIVSPGMPYDLDKTTSTENKFLAAGFKNGTSFILVLLDFTTGDFYGVTFKTIEEFCERLLMVRPKEFISYMGQWENYPMVDDYLHSIDALKTHLSEEYFEEKHTGFYIQKLIPTYQRDGIIAQLPAVLSPLGALSYYVTSTQTLEKISHLRPFKIVNNEETMKVTYATLSGLEIFPRSRETEMNSLLGFMDKTKTSMGTRYLRQFFQSPLCEAAPIQKRLDLIEGLIKKPDFIKSLRTHLQDVRDMDRIMAKVSTKKVNAGDVLNLAHAFETFLAVEKEMDAAGFSFFQKLPKKDMEFLQKLAKDIRIFINDEMGAHADKGNLIRPGASAERDRLANLSNSAADEILKVEAKYRAETGIGNLKIKHNNISGYFIEVSNSHLSKVPKSFMRRQTLVNNERYVTAELEAFEKEVTSALDKLVRLEKEIFEGFSNRIEEQSHLILDVAKRMAQIDVFQSLAWISLQENFVRPTLHADRRMVKITGAWHPLIKRNIKDSFVTHNVTLDESCYFGLITGPNMAGKTTVMREVAIIQYLAQMGCFVPAHSVELGICDYLFSRLGASDDIIKGQSTFMVEMAETAEILRHATDRSLIILDEIGRGTSTYDGLSIAWALVEHFVKKLKPITLFATHYHELIELAETLPEAKNFTVRTEQKNGKVQFLYELIEEGATQSFGIHVAELAGLPRDVLKRSREILKELEQNHSSTPKEIVNSNQLTFFGAPQEAPEVEVIPDYLSTLESDLKALDVMNLTPMQALQKLHDLKSQMLNH; translated from the coding sequence ATGCAAAATCAATCAGTTCAAGAAGGCCACACATTGGCCGATCTAGTTGCCTCTGGCGTTAAGTTAACTCCGATGATGGAGCAGTACTATCAGGTCAAAAAACAATATCCTGATATTCTGCTGATGTTCCGCATGGGGGATTTCTACGAAATGTTTTTTGAAGATGCTCGCGAGGCCGCGCGTATTCTCAATATCTCCCTCACTGTTCGCGGTAAGCTTGGTGAAACGCCCATTCCAATGGCCGGCATTCCTCATCATGCTGCTGCTACATATGTAGACCGTATTTCCCAGCAAGGAAAGAAAGTTGTTATTTGTGAGCAACTGGAAGATCCAAAATCTGTGAAAGGAATTGTGAAGCGTGGTGTGACTCAGATTGTGAGTCCAGGCATGCCTTACGATCTGGATAAAACAACTTCGACTGAGAACAAGTTTCTTGCCGCTGGTTTTAAGAATGGTACTTCATTCATCCTGGTCCTTTTAGATTTCACCACAGGTGACTTCTACGGAGTGACTTTCAAAACGATTGAAGAGTTCTGTGAAAGACTTCTCATGGTTCGTCCGAAAGAATTCATTTCTTATATGGGCCAATGGGAAAATTATCCGATGGTGGATGACTATCTTCACTCAATCGATGCACTTAAAACTCATCTTTCTGAAGAGTATTTTGAAGAGAAGCATACTGGTTTCTACATTCAGAAACTTATTCCAACGTATCAGCGTGACGGTATCATCGCTCAACTGCCAGCGGTGCTCTCGCCTCTTGGTGCTTTAAGTTACTATGTGACTTCAACGCAGACTCTGGAAAAGATCAGTCACCTTCGTCCTTTTAAAATTGTGAATAACGAAGAGACCATGAAAGTGACCTACGCGACACTTTCAGGACTTGAGATTTTCCCACGTTCTCGTGAAACAGAAATGAATTCACTCCTGGGCTTCATGGATAAAACGAAAACGTCGATGGGTACTCGTTACCTTCGCCAGTTTTTCCAGTCTCCCCTTTGTGAAGCTGCACCAATTCAAAAACGTTTGGATCTCATTGAAGGCCTGATCAAGAAGCCGGACTTCATTAAGTCTCTTCGCACTCACCTGCAAGACGTGCGTGATATGGACCGTATCATGGCGAAAGTTTCAACTAAGAAAGTGAATGCAGGAGATGTTCTGAATCTTGCTCACGCTTTTGAAACGTTCCTAGCGGTTGAAAAAGAAATGGACGCAGCTGGCTTCAGCTTCTTCCAGAAACTTCCTAAAAAAGACATGGAATTCCTCCAGAAGCTTGCTAAGGACATCCGCATTTTCATCAATGATGAAATGGGTGCTCATGCCGACAAAGGTAACCTAATCCGTCCAGGTGCCTCAGCAGAAAGAGATCGTCTGGCGAATCTTTCTAATTCAGCGGCTGATGAGATTTTAAAAGTAGAAGCGAAGTACCGTGCAGAAACTGGCATTGGTAACCTTAAAATTAAACACAATAATATCTCTGGCTACTTCATCGAAGTATCAAACTCTCACCTCTCAAAAGTTCCTAAGAGCTTCATGAGAAGACAAACGCTGGTAAATAACGAGCGCTATGTAACTGCTGAACTTGAAGCTTTTGAAAAAGAAGTGACTTCAGCTCTTGATAAACTTGTTCGTCTTGAAAAAGAAATTTTCGAAGGCTTCAGTAACAGAATTGAAGAACAATCTCACCTGATCCTGGACGTTGCTAAACGCATGGCCCAGATCGATGTGTTCCAGTCCCTGGCGTGGATTTCACTTCAAGAGAACTTCGTACGTCCTACTCTTCACGCTGATCGCAGAATGGTGAAGATCACAGGAGCATGGCACCCACTTATTAAACGAAATATTAAAGATAGTTTCGTCACACACAACGTGACTCTGGATGAGAGCTGCTATTTTGGTCTTATCACAGGACCCAACATGGCCGGTAAAACAACGGTTATGCGTGAAGTGGCGATCATTCAGTATCTAGCGCAGATGGGCTGTTTTGTTCCTGCTCACTCGGTGGAACTGGGAATTTGTGATTACCTCTTCTCTCGTTTAGGCGCTTCGGATGACATCATCAAGGGTCAATCGACTTTCATGGTGGAGATGGCAGAGACGGCAGAAATCCTTCGTCACGCTACCGATCGTTCACTTATCATCCTGGATGAAATTGGCCGTGGAACTTCAACTTATGATGGTCTTTCAATTGCGTGGGCGCTGGTTGAACACTTTGTAAAAAAACTAAAACCAATCACTCTTTTTGCGACTCACTATCATGAGCTGATTGAACTGGCAGAAACTCTTCCGGAAGCGAAAAACTTCACTGTTCGCACTGAACAGAAAAACGGCAAGGTTCAATTCCTGTATGAACTTATTGAAGAAGGTGCGACTCAGAGTTTCGGTATCCACGTGGCCGAACTTGCGGGACTTCCGCGTGATGTGCTTAAACGCTCACGTGAGATCCTAAAAGAGCTTGAACAAAACCATAGCTCAACTCCAAAAGAGATCGTTAACAGCAATCAATTAACTTTCTTTGGTGCTCCTCAAGAGGCCCCAGAAGTTGAGGTAATTCCGGATTATTTAAGTACCCTGGAAAGTGATTTAAAGGCCTTAGACGTAATGAACCTTACTCCTATGCAGGCCCTTCAAAAGCTACACGATCTTAAGAGTCAGATGTTGAACCATTAA
- a CDS encoding HD domain-containing phosphohydrolase — protein sequence MNNSSKYILLMDPNPEILNLQETALSCFYGGEIFAFEDSLRGLEIIQKRGTPEMIIMDHRNLTEEDSLFYRHLDVEKFSTPLIVCSEDSSQDKFMSFYPLVTALIEKPMSVSSFTYLVKSISTLQSLQPTHVPIKIPTLLRLGMGHFDLYLKLSDKNFVKIIHKGEPFFDSDANKLLAKGIKELFIRHEDSKEFLKFLEKEINVENGDTVDGISFAIENVESIEQIAKAMNWSPSVLVAAQKSVSQAVKILSKNDNIVSVLKRRLANPTSAYSRHVGLLTYMVCAFGSSIGWIGESGQVKLAMAALLHDVAVDESIYENLREWDRKATNTSDKSPETIRYRMHPFEASKLVKTLDSFSPDVDQIILQHHEIKDGSGFPRAMDAARIGHLPALFIIVEDLVDFIDDGENIETSITDFITWGREYYDNGHFKKIFTAFEEKLKG from the coding sequence GTGAATAATTCTTCAAAGTACATCCTTCTCATGGATCCTAATCCGGAGATTTTGAATCTTCAAGAAACAGCTTTGAGCTGCTTTTATGGCGGAGAGATCTTTGCCTTCGAAGATTCTCTACGTGGGCTGGAAATTATCCAAAAAAGAGGCACCCCTGAGATGATCATCATGGATCATCGAAATCTCACTGAAGAAGATTCATTGTTCTATCGCCATCTGGATGTAGAAAAATTCTCAACTCCTCTGATCGTTTGTTCTGAAGATTCAAGCCAGGACAAATTCATGAGCTTCTACCCGCTGGTAACAGCGTTGATTGAAAAGCCGATGAGTGTGAGTTCTTTTACTTACTTAGTGAAAAGCATTTCTACACTTCAATCACTACAGCCGACCCATGTTCCGATTAAGATCCCGACGTTGCTTCGTCTAGGAATGGGACATTTTGATTTGTATCTGAAATTATCTGATAAAAACTTCGTGAAAATCATTCATAAAGGAGAGCCCTTCTTTGATTCTGATGCCAATAAACTTCTGGCAAAGGGAATTAAAGAGCTTTTTATTAGGCATGAAGACAGTAAAGAGTTCCTGAAGTTTCTTGAAAAAGAAATCAATGTCGAGAATGGCGACACAGTTGACGGAATTTCATTTGCGATTGAAAACGTCGAATCTATTGAACAAATCGCCAAGGCGATGAATTGGTCCCCGTCAGTTTTAGTTGCTGCCCAGAAGAGTGTGTCTCAAGCGGTAAAAATTCTTTCCAAGAACGATAATATCGTAAGTGTGCTCAAGCGCAGACTTGCTAACCCAACTTCGGCCTATTCCCGTCATGTGGGGCTTCTCACTTATATGGTATGTGCTTTTGGCTCATCAATCGGCTGGATTGGAGAAAGTGGGCAGGTGAAACTTGCGATGGCCGCTTTACTTCACGACGTGGCAGTTGATGAATCAATTTATGAAAATCTTCGCGAGTGGGACAGGAAGGCGACTAATACAAGTGACAAATCACCAGAGACCATTCGTTATCGTATGCACCCTTTTGAGGCCTCAAAATTAGTGAAGACTCTGGATTCGTTTTCGCCTGACGTGGATCAAATCATTCTCCAGCATCATGAAATAAAAGATGGTAGTGGTTTCCCTCGTGCTATGGATGCCGCACGCATCGGTCATTTACCGGCGCTATTTATCATTGTGGAAGACCTGGTGGACTTTATTGATGATGGTGAAAACATCGAGACCAGTATCACAGACTTTATCACGTGGGGACGTGAGTACTATGACAACGGTCACTTCAAAAAGATCTTTACTGCTTTCGAAGAAAAGCTCAAAGGTTAA
- a CDS encoding response regulator, with the protein MSYILVVDDEADIRDICEMLLKRSFPLDVATASSGHHALQVMKEKGKPVLIISDLRMPDGDGQFLHQSLVERQWKIPFVICSSDPKSVLEARMPGLQGYIEKPRIFRPLIDTVDAIIGHQDTPPNFVPVRISLLMRWGSSSCNLYMKLSEGKYIKVINAGEAFMSEDATRFSSKGLHHLYVTYEDAEGYLKNIEQNMTSLLKSQDTPLDLTVLTLESLESIERLAASLGWTPEVLSAAKRGVDLAVKAVSTEPSILKLLKNKLKNSSSSYCSHVGMMSLLTCGFCYQLGWTSESTQMKLGLASLMHDLTIDEEVYKDPIMWNQAASDPADKTPEVVKYRNHPGDAANLLLTMKGLPPDVDQIILQHHETKDGQGFPRGLTSSRISPMASVFIITEDLLSYIEGSKEIDSKVLQFLKDKESRYNSGNFKKVFEALKASVENARH; encoded by the coding sequence ATGAGTTACATCCTTGTAGTGGATGATGAGGCCGATATTCGTGACATCTGTGAGATGCTTCTTAAAAGATCATTTCCTTTAGATGTAGCAACAGCTAGTTCGGGCCACCATGCTTTGCAGGTGATGAAAGAGAAAGGCAAACCAGTTCTTATCATTTCGGATCTAAGGATGCCGGATGGAGACGGCCAGTTTCTTCATCAGTCTCTGGTTGAGCGTCAGTGGAAAATTCCTTTCGTTATTTGTTCTTCTGATCCAAAAAGTGTTCTGGAGGCCCGCATGCCGGGTCTTCAGGGTTATATCGAAAAGCCGAGAATTTTCAGACCGTTGATTGATACAGTTGATGCCATTATCGGACATCAAGATACTCCTCCAAATTTTGTACCGGTCCGAATTTCACTTCTTATGCGTTGGGGCTCAAGTAGCTGCAACCTCTATATGAAGTTATCAGAAGGAAAGTACATCAAGGTCATCAATGCTGGAGAGGCTTTTATGTCTGAAGATGCCACACGTTTTTCTTCTAAAGGTCTTCATCACCTATATGTGACTTATGAAGATGCCGAAGGTTACTTAAAGAACATTGAACAGAATATGACCTCACTTCTTAAATCGCAGGACACTCCACTGGATTTAACGGTGTTGACCTTAGAGTCGCTCGAATCTATTGAGAGACTTGCTGCTTCTTTAGGATGGACCCCAGAAGTGTTGAGTGCCGCCAAACGTGGTGTGGATCTTGCTGTGAAAGCAGTGAGTACAGAACCGAGCATTCTTAAGCTTCTGAAAAACAAACTGAAAAATTCTTCTTCTTCGTATTGCAGTCATGTTGGGATGATGTCTCTTCTTACCTGTGGCTTTTGTTATCAATTAGGTTGGACGAGTGAATCGACTCAAATGAAACTTGGTCTTGCTTCACTTATGCATGACCTCACGATTGATGAAGAAGTTTATAAAGATCCTATCATGTGGAACCAAGCGGCCTCTGATCCAGCAGATAAAACTCCTGAAGTTGTGAAGTATCGCAATCATCCAGGGGACGCTGCTAATTTGTTATTAACAATGAAAGGTCTTCCACCTGACGTTGATCAAATTATTCTTCAGCATCATGAGACGAAGGACGGACAAGGCTTTCCAAGAGGGCTTACTTCAAGTCGTATTAGTCCGATGGCATCTGTCTTTATTATCACTGAGGATCTTCTCTCTTATATTGAGGGATCCAAAGAGATTGATTCTAAAGTTCTGCAATTTCTGAAAGACAAAGAAAGCCGCTATAACTCAGGGAATTTTAAGAAGGTGTTTGAGGCACTTAAAGCAAGTGTCGAAAATGCTAGGCACTAA